AAACATAACCTACAACATTCAGAGGGGGGATGAGTTGTGCAGTTTGCTTTGATGGCTTTGGTCATGGCTCTCCAGAAAGCCCATTCCTCTTCAGGTGAACAAAAAAGAGAGACTGTCTCGTCTGCCTTTGGGGGCGACATGCCACAGAGTGGATGTTTCATCATATTTGATTGTGGAGAACTCCACTTTTCACGAAGGCGTGACTGTCGTCTTTCACTTATCTTAACCTGCATTTGATTCCAAACTGAAATTCTAGTGTCTTGTGATTGTGAACTGGGTTTCAACAAGATATGATTGTTTTTTAGTTTCTACTGTCGCCTTTTGTGTGAAGTTAGGATTTATACACTTTTATTACAAAGGTACATATGTATCAGTGGCATCTGGATATTTGAAGCCAGATGTTTATGAGAAGACGTGGGCAGTTTTAAAAAATTACTTGTGGAATCTCTTTTTGCGTGTTTCCTCAAGTGAAATGAATTACCCAAACTCTGAAAGAAACAacttaacataattaatttttGTCTGCTAAAACAGCCTTGACCCTTTGTGTCCTCAAACAATCTGTTGTAGAAATCCTTGCAGATCTCAGCGGCGATTGTCCAGAGATCCCTCGGGGAGAGTCCTTGAGCTTCACTCTTTTCCTAATTGCCAAGTTTGTGAACAGAAACAAGTGAAGCATATCCACAATCTTGTATTTGTTATCAAACCTGCCTCAGAGAACTTGAAATTTGAAAGACGAATCTCtgaaatgtgcatgtgttggaACCATTTTCTCACATTCAGAGAGGGTCTTTGAGTTCAGTTTCTTTTGGCTTTAGACAAAAGGTCCAAGAAGGCATGCAAAGGTCGAGCTCTTTGACCTTTCTCTTTTCAGAGCGACTCCTCATCCCCCACGCTCATTTGAAGGCCAAGGCACCGTACGCTGAAAGGTGGCCCACCACCcacaccctctctccctttgtcctTGCCTTCCCCCCATGACCATGAAATATTGCACCCACCAGCGGTACCCTCCTCGATCAATATTCTGTCATCTGAAGAACTGCCCCCCTCTCACCCGATCACAATAGAGCATCTTGATCAGGCGATGGGTTTCATTGACAGagtattgtgttgttgtttttttctcctacAGGGAGGTGGTGGAGTACATGGTGCAACACTTCAAGCCCCAGTTGTTTGGTGACAGGAAGCCGGTGTATGACGGCAAGAAGAACATCTACACGGTGCTAGCACTTCCAATCGGGAGTGAGAAGGTGAGTGTTTGCAGGGGCTTTGTTGAACAATGCTACAACACACAATAACCAAACCTACAAATCACCTACAAATCTCCCCTCAGGGATCAATAAGTTCTCTCTCAAGCCCAGTTTGGACAAGAATTAGAGTTTCTCTTGTGGAGGAAGTGAATAGCATGCACAATTTACTGTTTGACATTTCCTGCAGAGCCCATATGTCGACCGTTTAAAGACAAAACTCCTACTATCTGGTTTGAgactaaaagaaaagaaactcaATAAGAGTACTGCTTTCTGTTATCTGTAATCttaaagatatattttttatatatatttttaagatgTAAGCTCATGGGAATACCTTTATTTGCTACCTTGCAGAGATTAAGTCAAGAAGATGTATGCCACCTTTATATCTGTCTAGTAATCAAAGTGCCACAGACAGTAGCCAGTTAGCTCAGGTTAGCAAAGACACTGGAAATGACTTTGAGAAGATATATGAAGGCACATTATCCCCTTTAAAACGGCAACTTGTTATCTttacacatttgtatttgtaacACGAATCGCAGCATGACAAACACAGGTACAATGACATACAGTCATAGAGAGGAACTCATTAGGTGTGAGGGGAAAACTCATGTTGGCTTGTGGGTTGTTGTCATGTCAGTAACAGGTAACCAGGCTAAAAGCTGCCTTCGCCCTTTTGAGTAATAATTTGCATTAAACCACACAGccagatgttttttattttacccatGTTCCTGTTCTCCTGCAGTTTTTGTTCTTCATcgcttctctctgtttgtcctctgtctctccaggtGGATTTTGAGGTGACCATCCCAGGCGAGGGTAAGGACCGAATTTTCAAGGTGTCCATCCGTTGGCTGGCCAAGGTGTCATGGCGCCTGCTGCAGGAGACTCTGGTCAGTGGCCGCCTGCAGGTCCCCCTCGACTCAGTTCAAGCCCTGGACGTGGCCATGCGCCACCTGGCCTctatgaggtaaaaaaaaattggataGATAGGtgcattgtatgaatgtgtgtgtgaatggcaaacagCTGTACTGTGAGTGGgtatcaagactagaaaagtatataaatacagaccatgaCTGGAATAGTCATGTTTATGAAGAGGTTAACTGGATTGCATCAGACCATCTTAGCTCCAGGGGTCCAGTCACTAAACAAAAGATGCTGGTCAAAAAGGAAAACAGCTAATTCacagatgtttctttttttgcctgTTTCTCCTCCAACCACACATATTTGATTAACAAAGCTCTGTTCTTTAGTCCAATTTTAGTATTTTCCATTCAggtcttcttgttttttttaatggttacCAAGACTTATTCTGACACCTCCTACATGAGACATAAGCTTTACTCAACACAAGTCAGTGTATTAATTCAGTGAGGTCATTCTGTGTGttcattattttcactttctcccCTCTACCTCCTCTAATTAGGTACACTCCAGTGGGCCGTTCATTTTTCTCCCCACCTGAAGGATACTACCACCCACTGGGCGGGGGGAGGGAAGTCTGGTTTGGCTTCCACCAGTCTGTGCGCCCCGCCATGTGGAAGATGATGCTTAACATTGATGGTGAGTCACTGAAGACAAGCTCACCAGAGCGTGTGAAGTCACTCGGTGATCTCAATGTGGGATTTGTTTCCTGACATTGCATGACTAGACAGGAACAGTGGCACAGAAATGctgaaaagtaaaatttaaCAGAAAGCagatgtgaaatgtttgttaCTCACCTTTGTAATAGCTGCTCGTAACATTAGACTCTATTCAAGTTTTAGGATTATACAGATTAAAGGTGTGGACATCCATGCACCTTCTGTCAGGTTTCTCATCTTCACTGGATTTATTGGtgttctctgtctccctctagTGTCTGCCACGGCCTTCTATAAAGCCCAGCCTGTAATTGAGTTCATGTGTGAGGTTTTGGACATTCGCAACATTGACGAGCAGCCCAAGACTCTCACTGACTCACAAAGGGTTCGGTTCACAAAGGAGATTAAAGGTGCATTGCTGGAGAGGATGAAAGTCCCAgacactgaaaatatttttcacacaGATGTCGCTAATCAAAGCATATTTACTTAATTTACACCTGGCACATGAAAACGCTGTCattatgtttgcatttgtgaGTGTGATGATTCCTTTGCTTCTAACAATTTCATGTGTCTTCCTTTGTCACTATGAGTTAATTCTTGTGTACCCGGCTTGGTGTTGGCAGGCTTGAAGGTGGAGGTGACCCACTGCGGccaaatgaagagaaaatatCGTGTATGCAATGTCACCCGACGTCCTGCCAGCCATCAGACGTAAGTCAACAGTCGGCATTAAGTTACAGTTTATTACATTAATAACAGATTCTTTTGTGAATACAAAAACTGCAAGCTTGACTGACGCTCatgtcctgaaaagacatttttaatttattagtTTTGGAGTCTGAAAACGTGTGTACTTGTCCTTTTTTCTGGACAGATAATAATTaatgtttctctgtctttttgacAGGTTTCCCCTCCAACTTGAAAGTGGGCAGACAGTAGAATGTACAGTGGCCCAGTACTTCAAGCAGAAGTACAATCTGCAGCTTAAGTACCCCCACCTACCCTGTCTACAGGTGGGCCAGGAGCAGAAGCACACCTACCTGCCCCTGGAGGTGAGGAAGTTCAAGGACGATTACATTTCTGCCGTTCAAACATTTAACCAACCGTCTTGTGCTCATATGTAATCTTCAGTAGCAGCATTAGTGCACGTAAATAACCAATGCTTACACCCCACTGAATTGAGATTTACATGTTCCAGGTGTGTAACATTGTAGCAGGTCAACGATGCATTAAGAAGCTGACAGATAATCAGACCTCCACTATGATCAAAGCCACAGCTCGCTCCGCACCCGACAGACAAGAGGAGATCAGCCGGCTGGTGAGTTGCatagaaataatttaaatgagTAATATTTAGTGTTTAAGTCACAAAGGCAACAAGATATGAACGATGactttctctctccacagaTGAAGAACGCCAACTTCAACCTGGACCCGTACATCCAGGAGTTTGGGATCAAGGTGAAAGATGACATGGCTGAAGTGACGGGCAGAGTGCTCCCGGCCCCAATCCTGCAGTATGGAGGACGGGTAAAATAATTAATCATTTGTCAGCTTAAAAGATCAATTTTTGAGTTAAAAGTAATCTCTCAAAAGTGTGTTTGCTGTAGCTCTGACctgattttctctctgtgtcttttgaACAGAATCGTGCCATAGCTACCCCCAACCAGGGAGTGTGGGACATGAGAGGAAAGCAGTTTTACAACGGCATTGAGATCAAAGTGTGGGCGATTGCCTGCTTTGCCCCCCAGAAACAGTGCAGAGAGGAGGTGCTCAAGTAAGAACTAATGAGCGGGAGCAGTGAGGTTTCATTCTGTGAAGgggaattaaattaaatgtcctAAAACGTTTCTGACTGACTTGTATTTGATCATAGTAAATTAGGTCCACTTTTAAATTgtaactgtaaatgtaaattctGCAAATTTAGGTTCCTTCGTTCTTTAAAAGTACATTTCTATTCCAAAAAGAGATTTTAAGACTTTAGGACAGAGAGATCAAAAACTGTGGACATGATCACTCTGACTGTGTAAGACAACAGATATTGAACAGTTCAGCATTAAAAACCTGAACTAACTTTAGCTTGCATAGCTAAATAAACTACTCTGGTCTCCTCCCAGGAACTTCACAGACCAGCTGCGTAAGATCTCCAAGGATGCTGGGATGCCAATTCAGGGCCAGCCATGCTTCTGTAAATACGCCCAGGGAGCCGACAGCGTGGAGCCCATGTTCAGACACCTGAAGAACACCTACTCTGGTCTACAGCTCATCATCGTCATCCTGCCAGGAAAAACTCCGGTCTATGGTATTCTATCTTATTTTACATTCGATACAAATAATTaggtaatgaaaaaataaagtgagTATGATACTCATCAAACCGCTAAAGACATACTTCGCTTTCAGAAAATACACATAAGGAAACAGCAAGACAGATAATTGGGAAGCTGACTTCACTAAACGCTTCTTCTGCTCTTTAGCatcattgtttttcttgtttttcttttgtagcGGAGGTGAAGCGTGTGGGAGACACCCTCCTTGGCATGGCCACCCAGTGTGTTCAGGTGAAGAACGTGGTGAAGACGTCCCCTCAGACCCTCTCCAACCTCTGCCTCAAGATCAACGTGAAGCTGGGAGGCATCAACAACATCCTGGTGCCTCATCAACGGTGAGAAGCTGTTTGGCTTCTTCTGAATTTgttgcaaacatttatttagcTGGAGAACAGCTGTGATAACCTCGATGACATGAAACTGTCACGTACAACAGTTATTTGACCATATATTTATTCCTGTCATACCCTTCATGTTGTACAGGTCATTTTTAAATAACGCTTTAGATGTGTCACTTTTCTATAACCGGCATCCATGAACAACAACCGCTCTTAACAATTCAAGTGAAAGCCCCCGGTGTTCCACTGGATGAAGTGAATTTACCCGTCTCAGCTCTCAGCCTGGGATGACAATATAACTACCCTGCACTGTCTTTATGAGCAAATGTAAATCgcatctcctcctccatttgTACTCACAGGTCAGCAGTGTTCCAGCAGCCGGTTATCTTCCTGGGAGCAGACGTCACGCACCCCCCGGCTGGAGATGGCAAGAAGCCCTCCATTACTGCTGTAAGTCTCCGAAATAACGCCTTCATTTAACTACACCAGTTTACCTTGAACACAATCTCAGGAAAAGGAGGGGAACGAACTATCGTGCGTTACAAAGACCGAGGCCATTTGTCAAATGTGGGTGTGCATGTTCAAGGCTTAGGTGGGGGTGGTGACGTGTTTTTGTTCTGGTGACTTCTGAAGGGCATTTCTTATGATTCCTTCTTATTTAACGTCTAAACGATGACTGATCAATCGAAAGATAATGCTTGTAAAAGTGAAATTAATTGTTAGATGCAACGATAGATTGTGTAATTACTTCCTGTGACGGTAGTATTTATAGATCATTGGCTGTAGAAGTACAACAGATTTGAATGGACAGagtgagacacattttaaatatgctgCATTGCCACTGCAGGGACCAGGGTCTTAAATAAGTCCCAGGAAATctttttaacccccccccccctcaaaaaaaGTACCTGCTTATGAAAATACAGGAACCTTTAGTTTAGGGCTTGCTGCACTGAAAGTCtttaaagtcttaaatatgTTCAAATATGACTTGCTTAGgtcttaattatttaaaattatcatttttaaCATGAACTTAATGCTAGTTCCTCCATGCTTTAACAATGGTTATCTACATTATTACCTTATCATCAATTATTGGGAAGTGTAAGTAATTCTGGGGCTCCGATTCCCATAATGGTTGTAGATGAAAACTGAAATACAGTCGTCTTTTTAACACCAGTACCTTAATGCTTTTGGCTGCAACTTAGATCAACCAGCAAGTTAAAGTAATGAATGTATTCATGTCGCAGAATTGATCAACATGAATATCCTCCACGTTCTGTCCACAGCTTCTGTATCTGATGGACACAGAAGCTCAGTTAGCTGCGACACACAGATGACATCGAATCTAAATGTATATCTGGGGAATAGTTGCCTTTATGATCTGGATTTGAACTTTGGTCTGAGCCATAAAAGACTTGTTTTACATATTCAGAAGCGAATCATTGAAAGTGATAGTTAAGTGTGGCTGGATTCAGCACTACTTTCATAgccatataaaaaaaaaactgcatcaaGGAGATGTAAATTATGCAAATGACCTCAGGATGTCgtaggaaaacaaacacacatggttGGTTTAGGTTGCTTGGTAACAGTGGCACTGGGTGACCATGGCGCACAGCAGCGCTGGTAGAGAAGAATCCTAtcaagaaataaataatgtttgagACAGAAGAGCTTTAACATCCTTAATCTCTTATCAGATTTAGCTCACATATTAATATAGCCTGTTTTTGGTTTCACTGTTAACATGAATGTACAATAGAAATGGACCAACAGTAATATGGATGTTGACTGTGGAGGAATTCATCACCTCGGGCACTGGTGATTCAGTTTGAGATTTTCATTAAACCATCATTAGATTTAGTCGTAATTTACAGGTCTATTAGGTATTACAGGCTTTTCATAACACAACACATATTTTAGAGCTGTAGAAATGTTTTGCATgatcaacatttcaaaacaccAACTTACACTTTGTCTGATAAATTAAATTAGTGCTCAAGGCCCCAACAGCGTCATGCTTTGAGAGTCTGCATCATTACAAACGTCTGTATTTAAGTTTTGTTTAGTACACAATAAATGAggctgaacaaaagaaaaaagaaataagagagGAGTAGGTGAGCTCATCACTGACTCGCGTTCAGAAAGGAAATGACGTCAACCCTCGTCTGCTCTTGACCTCAGCTCAGCTGTGGTTGGCTGTGTTGTTGCCTAGCAATTATGACAAACGCTTGAGTCACGCGGCGGAGAGGAAccggcagagaggagagggtcTGTCTCGATCCTCCTGACTGAGGAGAAAACCGGTGAAAAGTGGTGATTGTAGATGATTCAGGAGAGATTTGAAGGAAGAAAACGAAAAGGTCGATGCTGAGCCTGCCACACTTTCTGCTCGAAGCCTCTAGGGGAAGCTAACATACAAAAATACatattaagaaaaacaaatggtaAAACTGAGAGAGTGCAGTTAGACCTTCCCACTTAAAATGCTCTAAATCCACACCTAATTATTATTGTGATAactatatttcatttttgttattttttttttctcagcagcatatttctttttaatgtcgtttttattttgtgtgacaGAGCCTGTGGGTTTATTTGGAGAACAAACCACCTCATTGTGTCCAGTGGCACAGATGTTTGCCTATATGTCACTAGTACGACTCTTATCACTAATCCTGACTATGCcttgttcctctctctcccaggtgGTAGGCAGTATGGATGCTCATCCCAGCAGATACTGTGCCACAGTGCGAGTCCAGAGACCCAGACAGGAGATCATTGAAGACTTGTCTTACATGGTGCGAGAGCTGCTAATTCAGTTCTACAAGTCGACTCGCTTCAAGCCCACCAGGATCATTTTCTACAGAGATGGCGTTCCTGAGGGACAGTTGCCGCAGGTATGTGAGATGGGAtgttttttgattattttgtttttgatagCTGCCGTATTAAACACCATATCCATAAGTGCTAATAAGGAACTCTCTTGTATAGATTCTCCATTACGAGCTCCTGGCCATCAGAGACGCCTGCATCAAGCTGGAGAAAGACTATCAGCCAGGCATCACCTACATTGTGGTGCAGAAACGCCATCACACACGACTCTTCTGTGCTGACAAGTCTGAAAGAGTGAGTCTTTTATTACTGAAACAATTTGTACTtataaaacaaatctgttttcttttgcttggTAATTCTAACCCTGCCTCTTCTTTTGATAGATTGGGAAAAGTGGGAATATTCCTGCAGGGACGACAGTGGACACCAACATCACTCATCCCTTTGAGTTTGACTTCTACCTGTGCAGCCATGCAGGCATACAGGTaataacagaaacaaaatgCCTTCCTGCTCGTGGGtaattgcatttttaaattCCCTGATTAGACAATAAGACGAATACCCTTGACTCCAAATACCACACATCATAtcccttctctgtctgtctctaggGTACCAGCCGACCGTCTCATTACTACGTCCTTTGGGACGACAATCGTTTCACGGCTGATGAGTTGCAGATTCTAACCTACCAGTTGTGCCACACATATGTGCGTTGTACCCGCTCAGTGTCCATCCCTGCTCCAGCCTACTATGCTCGTCTTGTGGCCTTCCGTGCCCGCtaccatctggtggacaaagaACATGACAGGTTAGTGTGGGTGTGAAACTTGTAAAGGTTTCTCACTCTTTGAAAGCATTGTGATCCCATATTTGGTTCCCAGAATTCTAACGACGAAAGTACATTTATTCTACTACACTGCCTGTTTATGAAGTCAACTGTTTTGAACCATGTGTCATCGGTGACTTTATTTCAATATTCTCACATGAAGAGTAGCTgatcttttgtattttctttcccTGTTGTCTCTGCAGTGGCGAGGGCAGCCACGTGTCTGGTCAGAGTAACGGTCGGGACCCACAGGCGCTGGCTAAGGCTGTTCAGATTCACCACGACACCCTGAGGACCATGTACTTTGCCTGAGATACACACACCATCACAACTATCAACCCCTCCCACCTCATTTCTACCTGAGTGGGCAGACGGCCCACCGTCACCTCATCCCCATCCCTTATTCCCAATGACtgcccaccacacacacacacacactccacagacCTGACAGTCAATCACCCAAATCCAAGAAACGTAAAGCCCTTCACCTGTAAAACACAGGCAGACTCAACAGCCTCATGCACTCAAAAggttatgaatattattattgtcattttgttctctttttacTTTTCCAGGACTCTATTGCTCTTTTTATGTTGAATTTTTAAAACGTGGGTATTATTATGTAATTGTATTGTACGCTACCTTCACACTCCTATGTATTTAAGTATGCAATACGGATGGGAGGAAAATAGgcgataaaaagaaaaacactttttaaactgCCACCACAATGCTGCCTCTTTACCATCCGAACGCGGGATACCAGTGTTCCAAGCCCCTTAGTATGGGGATCCTCCAGAGGGGTGGTACTGGGCACGCACACTTACATGTATCATTTTAACGTTGCCATGAactacattcatgttttttatgttttttgaataatgttatttcttttaaactgCCTTGAGGAGTGTGAGGTATGGTACATTAGCACTTAGTGTTAGCATGTAGGTGCCACCAGTCCTGCACATAAGAGTTTGTTAGTAGATGTGAGGCTAGCCCTCTGGTCTTCACATTagcagaggcagacagagcagGTGTAGCATATCGTAGACACAGGAGAAAAGTCCTGCCGTGCACTCTGTGCTGGTTAGCCAGTCCCTTAGAGATTTAGCCTATAGCGGCAACCTTAGCATAACAGTAGAGGGACCATTTGCATAGAGTGTATCCAATATACTGGCACCCCATGCACCTAAACCAGCATTATTAACCAGCCAAAAGTGATGCCAACCAATGGAAAAGGGGCACTTAAACAGGAAGagaatcttttatttctgtcttttacgATATATGAGGcactttttatttacttattgttttgtttttttacttcgAAATGGTGAGACTTGTTTGTACTGAgggttgacacacacacactaggttGAAGTTTTCCCACTCGCACAGCTTTCAGAACAAATAGGTAACTAAGGCAATAGGCAACACCTCTCTGTACATTTGATAACAGGCAAATTCAGTGTGAAGTCTATGATCACTTAAGTGCTGCAAAGCTGAACTCTCATTCAGCAACTGACCTTGCTCCGATCATTCTGCACATTCCCACACGGATCAGTGCAGATGACGCCAGATTCCACCCACGCACATCTTTGCGTACCTGTACACAGCATCCTGCACATGTCCCATTTTTATACAAAgctcttttcctctgcaggcATTTACAACTCACAGCCTGAATAGCAGAAGCACACCCCCCCCgccctctcagtctctctctcagcatGTAGAGACCAACCTCTTCAAATGCACTTGTCCCCTTATTTCCCTCCAAGCCAAACTGTCACTTGTCACCTTTTCCATCATCACCTCGTCTTCTAACTTTCACTTTTAACCTGAAGCATCCCCTGCCCCAATCCCTTAGCTTGTGTTCGCCAATCCCCATTGGTGCTCTGTGTGCATGGGCGACACAGATATGGGATTGCTACATTGGACAGGGTAGGCAAATATTAATGATTCTTAATACGCCCTGCCTTTACATCTCGTCACTTTctgtattaattaaaaaaaaaaaatgcatgtaaTTATTCTTCGACTGGATATTCTGAGCCACCTTATTTGGGTTTTCTTAGAGGTAGGAGCCACGTGCTCACCACTGCCTGTCAGTTGTTTTGCCTCGATTGTGTAATGGTTATAAAAActgctttttctttcattattattattattatgatgatgaatATTGTGACTAGTGTCAGAGTGTATCCTCTA
This region of Paralichthys olivaceus isolate ysfri-2021 chromosome 13, ASM2471397v2, whole genome shotgun sequence genomic DNA includes:
- the ago1 gene encoding protein argonaute-1 isoform X1, whose translation is MEPGPSGAVPMGVFPPPLQQVFHAPRRPGMGTVGKPIKLLANYFEVEIPKMDVYHYEVDIKPDKCPRRVNREVVEYMVQHFKPQLFGDRKPVYDGKKNIYTVLALPIGSEKVDFEVTIPGEGKDRIFKVSIRWLAKVSWRLLQETLVSGRLQVPLDSVQALDVAMRHLASMRYTPVGRSFFSPPEGYYHPLGGGREVWFGFHQSVRPAMWKMMLNIDVSATAFYKAQPVIEFMCEVLDIRNIDEQPKTLTDSQRVRFTKEIKVNSCVPGLVLAGLKVEVTHCGQMKRKYRVCNVTRRPASHQTFPLQLESGQTVECTVAQYFKQKYNLQLKYPHLPCLQVGQEQKHTYLPLEVCNIVAGQRCIKKLTDNQTSTMIKATARSAPDRQEEISRLMKNANFNLDPYIQEFGIKVKDDMAEVTGRVLPAPILQYGGRNRAIATPNQGVWDMRGKQFYNGIEIKVWAIACFAPQKQCREEVLKNFTDQLRKISKDAGMPIQGQPCFCKYAQGADSVEPMFRHLKNTYSGLQLIIVILPGKTPVYAEVKRVGDTLLGMATQCVQVKNVVKTSPQTLSNLCLKINVKLGGINNILVPHQRSAVFQQPVIFLGADVTHPPAGDGKKPSITAVVGSMDAHPSRYCATVRVQRPRQEIIEDLSYMVRELLIQFYKSTRFKPTRIIFYRDGVPEGQLPQILHYELLAIRDACIKLEKDYQPGITYIVVQKRHHTRLFCADKSERIGKSGNIPAGTTVDTNITHPFEFDFYLCSHAGIQGTSRPSHYYVLWDDNRFTADELQILTYQLCHTYVRCTRSVSIPAPAYYARLVAFRARYHLVDKEHDSGEGSHVSGQSNGRDPQALAKAVQIHHDTLRTMYFA
- the ago1 gene encoding protein argonaute-1 isoform X2: MEPGPSGAVPMGVFPPPLQQVFHAPRRPGMGTVGKPIKLLANYFEVEIPKMDVYHYEVDIKPDKCPRRVNREVVEYMVQHFKPQLFGDRKPVYDGKKNIYTVLALPIGSEKVDFEVTIPGEGKDRIFKVSIRWLAKVSWRLLQETLVSGRLQVPLDSVQALDVAMRHLASMRYTPVGRSFFSPPEGYYHPLGGGREVWFGFHQSVRPAMWKMMLNIDVSATAFYKAQPVIEFMCEVLDIRNIDEQPKTLTDSQRVRFTKEIKGLKVEVTHCGQMKRKYRVCNVTRRPASHQTFPLQLESGQTVECTVAQYFKQKYNLQLKYPHLPCLQVGQEQKHTYLPLEVCNIVAGQRCIKKLTDNQTSTMIKATARSAPDRQEEISRLMKNANFNLDPYIQEFGIKVKDDMAEVTGRVLPAPILQYGGRNRAIATPNQGVWDMRGKQFYNGIEIKVWAIACFAPQKQCREEVLKNFTDQLRKISKDAGMPIQGQPCFCKYAQGADSVEPMFRHLKNTYSGLQLIIVILPGKTPVYAEVKRVGDTLLGMATQCVQVKNVVKTSPQTLSNLCLKINVKLGGINNILVPHQRSAVFQQPVIFLGADVTHPPAGDGKKPSITAVVGSMDAHPSRYCATVRVQRPRQEIIEDLSYMVRELLIQFYKSTRFKPTRIIFYRDGVPEGQLPQILHYELLAIRDACIKLEKDYQPGITYIVVQKRHHTRLFCADKSERIGKSGNIPAGTTVDTNITHPFEFDFYLCSHAGIQGTSRPSHYYVLWDDNRFTADELQILTYQLCHTYVRCTRSVSIPAPAYYARLVAFRARYHLVDKEHDSGEGSHVSGQSNGRDPQALAKAVQIHHDTLRTMYFA